A single genomic interval of Nitratidesulfovibrio sp. SRB-5 harbors:
- the glpX gene encoding class II fructose-bisphosphatase, producing MEAPQKNLALDLVRVTEAAALASARWLGKGNNDAGDGAAVDAMRLSFNSLNVAGHVIIGEGEKDHAPMLHNGEKVGTGRGPAIDVAVDPVEGTKLLAYGRPNAISVVGVAPAGTMYNPGPSFYMQKLVVGPAARDVIDIDAPVKENLQKIAKALGKDVDDLVVFVLDKPRHEKLIQRIRESGARIQLHTDGDVAGALMAVDPRSEVDVMMGTGGTPEGVLAACAIKGVGGQMLARLDPQSYPEKEALHDAGLDLREIHTVDTLVRSDEVFFAATGISGGTFLRGVQYTGVGAITHSVVIRGKTGTIRYIESYHNWDRLMKISSVKYD from the coding sequence ATGGAAGCCCCGCAAAAGAATCTCGCCCTCGATCTCGTGCGCGTCACCGAAGCCGCCGCGCTGGCATCCGCCCGCTGGCTGGGCAAGGGCAACAACGACGCGGGCGACGGCGCTGCCGTTGACGCCATGCGCCTGTCCTTCAATTCGCTGAACGTGGCCGGCCACGTTATCATCGGCGAAGGCGAGAAGGACCACGCCCCCATGCTGCACAACGGCGAAAAGGTGGGCACCGGTCGCGGCCCGGCCATCGACGTGGCCGTGGACCCCGTGGAAGGCACCAAGCTGCTGGCCTATGGCCGCCCCAACGCCATTTCCGTGGTGGGCGTGGCCCCTGCGGGCACCATGTACAACCCCGGCCCCAGCTTTTACATGCAGAAGCTGGTGGTGGGCCCCGCCGCGCGCGACGTCATCGACATCGACGCCCCGGTGAAGGAAAATCTTCAGAAGATCGCGAAAGCGCTGGGCAAGGACGTGGACGACCTGGTGGTCTTCGTTCTGGACAAGCCGCGCCACGAAAAGCTCATCCAGCGCATCCGCGAATCGGGCGCGCGCATCCAGCTGCACACCGACGGCGACGTGGCCGGTGCGCTGATGGCCGTTGACCCGCGCTCGGAAGTGGACGTGATGATGGGCACCGGCGGCACCCCCGAGGGCGTGCTGGCGGCCTGCGCCATCAAGGGCGTGGGCGGCCAGATGCTGGCCCGCCTGGACCCGCAGTCCTACCCCGAAAAGGAAGCCCTGCACGACGCTGGCCTTGACCTGCGCGAAATCCACACCGTGGATACCCTGGTGCGCAGCGACGAGGTGTTCTTTGCCGCCACGGGCATTTCCGGCGGCACCTTCCTGCGCGGGGTGCAGTACACGGGCGTGGGCGCCATCACCCATTCGGTGGTCATTCGCGGCAAGACCGGCACCATCCGCTACATCGAATCGTACCACAACTGGGACCGCCTGATGAAGATCAGCTCGGTGAAGTACGACTAG
- the purU gene encoding formyltetrahydrofolate deformylase, producing the protein MASPYILTISCPDRIGIVATVSTFLAVQRCNILDSAQFGDRESKRFFLRIHFEMPDDGPGRPELERLFAGVAATFDMEWQLIDAGSTARILVLVSRFGHCLNDIMFRCETGALNATIPAIVSNHQDFQRIAEMHDIPFHYLPISKENKAEQEERIARIIEEQSIDLVVLARYMQILSPGFCARFKGRVINIHHSFLPSFKGASPYHQAFARGVKLIGATAHYVTENLDEGPIIEQEVARVDHSHMPDDLVAVGRDVECLALARAVRFHIEHRVLLNGSKTVVFR; encoded by the coding sequence ATGGCCTCTCCGTACATCCTGACCATCTCCTGCCCCGACCGCATCGGCATCGTGGCCACCGTTTCCACCTTTCTTGCCGTGCAGCGCTGCAACATTCTGGACAGCGCCCAGTTCGGCGACCGCGAAAGCAAGCGCTTCTTCCTGCGCATCCATTTCGAAATGCCCGACGACGGGCCTGGCCGTCCTGAACTGGAGCGGCTGTTCGCTGGCGTGGCCGCCACCTTCGACATGGAGTGGCAGTTGATCGACGCGGGCAGCACCGCGCGTATCCTGGTGCTGGTTTCACGCTTCGGGCATTGCCTGAACGACATCATGTTCCGCTGCGAGACGGGCGCGCTGAACGCCACCATCCCGGCCATCGTGTCGAACCACCAGGATTTCCAGCGCATCGCCGAGATGCACGACATTCCCTTCCACTACCTGCCCATTTCCAAGGAAAACAAGGCAGAGCAGGAAGAACGCATCGCCAGGATCATCGAGGAGCAGTCCATCGACCTGGTGGTGCTGGCCCGGTACATGCAAATCCTTTCGCCGGGGTTCTGCGCCCGGTTCAAGGGGCGGGTGATCAACATCCACCACTCCTTCCTGCCCAGCTTCAAGGGGGCCTCTCCCTATCACCAGGCCTTTGCGCGCGGGGTGAAGCTGATCGGCGCCACCGCCCACTACGTGACCGAAAACCTGGACGAAGGCCCGATCATCGAGCAGGAAGTGGCGCGGGTGGACCATTCGCACATGCCCGACGACCTGGTGGCCGTGGGCCGCGACGTGGAATGCCTGGCCCTGGCGCGGGCGGTGCGCTTTCACATCGAACACCGGGTGCTGCTGAATGGCAGCAAGACCGTGGTCTTCCGCTAG
- the hrpB gene encoding ATP-dependent helicase HrpB gives MTASLSPRARVHSPADPAMHSLIHLLATGTALPGTPDMPRLPVDATLPRLLGVLADGARAVLQAPPGAGKTTRVPLALLAAPWLAGRKVVLLEPRRLAARAAARRMAATLGEAVGDTVGYRMRLDTRVGPRTRVEVVTEGVLTRMLQADPELADVGCVIFDEFHERSLHADLGLALCLDCQEGLRPDLRLVVMSATLDCGPVVALLGGCPVIESAGRAFPVDTRHLPPVRNWLPYETTPPGVLEDAVADAVRRALHETPGSLLVFLPGAGEIRRTVERLAGLSATPHGPVAVHALYGDMAPELQDAAIAPAPPGTRKVVLATAIAETSLTIDGVRVVIDAGLARVPRFDPRSGMSRLVTERVSLAGADQRRGRAGRTEPGTCWRLWREGEEAALRPFARPEILDADLAPLLLELALWGVPDASALRWLDEPPQANLAQARELLILLGALDGAGRITPHGRRVAVLPLHPRLAHMVVRAEELGLGATACCVAALLEERDPLRDAGADLRLRVALLAGDGRRTGNAGGGPMVVRLREAARQVARLAGVDIDAAAGKGKGARPCTRPDPEAAGEVLALAYPDRVAEGRGQGQFRLACGRGAYLPPEDPLSREAFLAVGDMDGDAARGRIRRCAPLAREHIEEAFGASIAEGAFVVWDARTEAVAARRQRRLGALVLDDTPHDAADPEEVTAAVVAGIRSIGLHCLPWTPELEQWRARVALLRGLDAGGTGRIAEDAQRMPPRPDGSARPDKSACPDEFTCPDDSIWPDVSEGALLAGLEHWLAPYLSGITRRAQFARIDLAGALAALLPWELTRRLDAEAPERIEVPSGSQVLVDYAAEGGPVLAVKLQEMFGAGETPRVAGGRVPLVVHLLSPAGRPLQVTRDLAGFWRTGYPAVRAEMRGRYPKHPWPEDPLAAPPTRLTTRRMQQAATAGATPQGSGNDGGRGGGRTR, from the coding sequence ATGACCGCATCCCTTTCGCCCCGCGCCCGGGTACATTCCCCCGCTGATCCCGCCATGCATTCGCTCATCCACCTGCTGGCAACCGGTACGGCACTGCCGGGCACGCCCGACATGCCCCGGCTTCCGGTGGACGCCACCTTGCCGCGCCTGCTCGGAGTGCTGGCCGATGGCGCGCGCGCGGTGTTGCAGGCCCCGCCCGGCGCAGGCAAGACCACCCGCGTGCCGTTGGCCCTGCTGGCGGCCCCATGGTTGGCTGGGCGCAAGGTGGTGCTGCTGGAGCCGCGGCGCCTTGCCGCGCGGGCGGCGGCCCGGCGCATGGCCGCCACCCTGGGCGAGGCGGTGGGCGACACCGTGGGCTACCGCATGCGGCTGGATACCCGCGTGGGGCCGCGCACCCGCGTGGAGGTGGTGACCGAAGGCGTGCTGACGCGCATGCTCCAGGCCGATCCGGAACTGGCCGACGTGGGATGCGTGATCTTTGACGAATTTCACGAACGCAGCCTGCATGCCGACCTTGGCCTGGCCTTGTGCCTGGATTGCCAGGAGGGGCTGCGGCCAGACCTGCGGCTGGTGGTCATGTCGGCCACGCTGGACTGCGGCCCGGTGGTTGCGCTGCTGGGCGGCTGTCCGGTGATCGAAAGCGCGGGGCGCGCCTTTCCGGTGGATACCCGTCACCTGCCGCCCGTGCGCAACTGGCTGCCCTACGAGACCACCCCGCCCGGCGTGCTGGAGGACGCGGTGGCCGATGCCGTGCGCCGCGCCCTGCACGAGACGCCGGGCAGCCTGCTGGTGTTCCTGCCGGGGGCGGGGGAAATCCGCCGCACGGTGGAAAGGCTGGCGGGGCTGTCCGCAACCCCGCACGGCCCGGTGGCGGTGCATGCCCTGTATGGCGACATGGCCCCGGAGCTTCAGGACGCGGCCATCGCACCCGCGCCGCCCGGCACGCGCAAGGTGGTGCTGGCCACGGCCATTGCAGAGACCAGCCTGACCATCGACGGCGTGCGTGTGGTCATCGACGCCGGGCTGGCGCGGGTGCCGCGCTTCGACCCGCGTTCCGGCATGTCGCGATTGGTGACGGAACGGGTCTCGCTGGCCGGGGCGGACCAGCGCCGGGGCCGTGCCGGGCGCACGGAGCCGGGCACCTGCTGGCGGCTGTGGCGCGAAGGGGAGGAGGCCGCGTTGCGCCCCTTTGCCCGCCCGGAAATTCTGGATGCCGACCTTGCCCCGCTGCTGCTGGAACTGGCCCTGTGGGGCGTGCCGGATGCCTCGGCCCTGCGCTGGCTGGATGAACCGCCGCAGGCCAACCTGGCCCAGGCGCGCGAACTGCTGATCCTGCTGGGCGCGCTGGACGGGGCAGGGCGCATCACGCCGCACGGCAGGCGGGTGGCCGTGTTGCCGCTGCATCCGCGCCTGGCGCACATGGTGGTGCGGGCCGAAGAACTGGGGCTTGGCGCCACGGCCTGCTGCGTGGCGGCACTGCTGGAGGAACGCGACCCGTTGCGCGACGCGGGTGCGGACCTGCGGCTGCGGGTGGCCCTGCTGGCCGGTGATGGCCGCAGGACGGGCAACGCGGGCGGTGGCCCCATGGTTGTCCGCTTGCGCGAGGCGGCCCGGCAGGTGGCTCGGCTGGCGGGGGTGGATATTGATGCCGCCGCAGGCAAGGGCAAGGGAGCGCGTCCGTGCACGCGGCCCGACCCGGAAGCTGCGGGCGAGGTGCTGGCCCTGGCCTATCCGGACCGGGTGGCCGAGGGGCGGGGGCAGGGGCAGTTCCGCCTGGCCTGCGGGCGCGGGGCCTATCTGCCGCCGGAAGACCCGCTGTCGCGCGAAGCTTTTCTGGCCGTGGGCGACATGGACGGCGATGCGGCGCGCGGGCGCATCCGCCGTTGCGCGCCGTTGGCGCGGGAGCACATCGAGGAGGCTTTTGGCGCTTCCATTGCCGAGGGGGCCTTCGTGGTCTGGGACGCCCGGACCGAGGCCGTGGCCGCGCGGCGGCAGCGGCGGCTGGGCGCGCTGGTGCTGGACGACACCCCCCACGACGCGGCGGACCCGGAGGAGGTCACGGCGGCGGTGGTGGCGGGCATCCGGTCCATCGGGCTGCATTGCCTGCCGTGGACGCCGGAACTGGAACAATGGCGCGCGCGGGTGGCCTTGCTGCGCGGGCTGGACGCGGGCGGGACGGGCCGGATTGCGGAAGATGCACAGCGCATGCCCCCCCGTCCGGACGGGTCTGCCCGCCCGGACAAGTCTGCCTGCCCGGACGAATTTACCTGTCCGGACGATTCCATCTGGCCGGATGTGTCCGAAGGGGCCCTGCTGGCCGGGCTGGAGCACTGGCTGGCCCCGTACCTGTCCGGCATCACCCGGCGCGCGCAGTTCGCGCGCATCGACCTTGCGGGCGCGCTGGCGGCCCTGCTGCCGTGGGAACTGACGCGGCGGCTGGACGCCGAGGCCCCGGAGCGCATCGAGGTGCCGTCCGGCTCGCAGGTGCTGGTGGACTACGCGGCGGAAGGCGGTCCGGTGCTGGCGGTGAAGTTGCAGGAAATGTTCGGCGCGGGCGAAACACCCCGCGTCGCCGGGGGGCGCGTGCCGCTGGTGGTGCACCTGCTGTCGCCCGCCGGGCGGCCCTTGCAGGTCACGCGCGACCTGGCCGGGTTCTGGCGCACCGGATACCCTGCGGTACGGGCCGAGATGCGGGGCCGCTACCCCAAGCACCCCTGGCCGGAAGACCCCCTGGCGGCACCGCCCACCCGGCTGACCACGCGGCGCATGCAGCAGGCGGCCACTGCGGGAGCAACGCCGCAGGGCAGCGGAAATGACGGTGGCAGGGGCGGGGGGCGCACCCGCTGA
- a CDS encoding YczE/YyaS/YitT family protein, with the protein MDKTKTLKRYLFFGGSLFLCAFGIALVTNARLGTTPITSVPYVLSLLSGLSLGMLTLLVNVVFVALQMLVMREGLSRKYLVQMPVVMVFSVFIDIAMALTRPLPLEGYPLQMAAVVVGSAILGLGIAFEIVCQVGILPGEGLMVAIAYRTRLAVGNVKTLFDCGHVVVAVVVSLIFAGTVLGLREGTVISALLVGNFVRLSGPLAQKSTRLWAE; encoded by the coding sequence ATGGATAAAACAAAGACCCTGAAAAGATATCTGTTCTTCGGAGGTTCGCTGTTCCTGTGCGCCTTCGGCATTGCCCTGGTCACCAATGCCCGGCTGGGCACCACGCCCATCACCAGCGTACCGTACGTGCTTTCGCTGCTGTCTGGGCTTTCGCTGGGCATGCTCACCCTGCTGGTGAACGTGGTGTTCGTCGCCCTGCAAATGCTGGTGATGCGTGAAGGTCTGTCGCGCAAGTATCTGGTTCAGATGCCCGTGGTGATGGTATTCAGCGTGTTCATCGACATCGCCATGGCCCTGACCCGGCCCTTGCCTCTGGAAGGCTACCCGTTGCAGATGGCGGCGGTGGTGGTGGGCAGCGCCATCCTGGGGCTGGGCATCGCCTTCGAGATAGTCTGCCAGGTGGGCATACTGCCCGGCGAAGGACTGATGGTGGCCATCGCCTACCGCACCCGGTTGGCCGTGGGCAACGTGAAGACCCTGTTCGACTGCGGGCATGTGGTGGTGGCGGTGGTCGTCAGCCTGATATTCGCGGGCACGGTGCTGGGATTGCGCGAGGGCACCGTGATTTCGGCGTTGCTGGTGGGCAACTTCGTGCGGCTGAGCGGGCCGCTGGCGCAAAAGTCCACGCGGTTGTGGGCTGAATAA
- a CDS encoding RNA recognition motif domain-containing protein: MSKKLYVGNLPFSSSESDLRALFSNHGEVQSVALIMDRETGRPRGFGFVEMDDDGARAAMEALDGRDFQGRSLKVNEAQERAPRQPRW, from the coding sequence ATGTCCAAGAAGCTCTACGTCGGCAACCTTCCCTTCTCCAGCAGCGAAAGCGACCTGCGCGCCCTGTTCTCCAACCACGGCGAAGTGCAGTCCGTTGCCCTGATCATGGACCGCGAAACCGGTCGTCCCCGTGGCTTCGGCTTCGTGGAAATGGACGACGACGGCGCCCGCGCCGCCATGGAAGCCCTTGATGGCCGCGACTTCCAGGGCCGCAGCCTGAAGGTGAACGAAGCGCAGGAACGCGCTCCCCGCCAGCCCCGCTGGTAG
- the infA gene encoding translation initiation factor IF-1, with protein MAKDDYFEVAGVVQEALPSTLFRVELETGHTVLSHLCGKMRKFRIRILPGDKVRVAMSPYDLTKGRIVFRER; from the coding sequence ATGGCCAAAGACGATTACTTCGAAGTTGCGGGCGTGGTGCAGGAAGCCCTGCCCAGCACGCTGTTCCGTGTGGAACTGGAAACGGGCCACACCGTGCTCAGCCACCTGTGCGGCAAGATGCGCAAGTTCCGCATCCGCATCCTGCCCGGTGACAAGGTGCGCGTCGCCATGTCCCCCTACGACCTGACCAAGGGCCGCATCGTTTTCCGCGAACGCTAG
- a CDS encoding ATP-binding protein, giving the protein MGHIAARDIYRRLGHAIDNTPVRTPWNDAFHAMLRELYTPEEAELVVRMPYRPSSLERLERVTGMNRARLQVLLDRLCDKGLVLDIREEGDRVTNAAGTAERRTAAAHGHAEQHGQHEHYGHDAHADRAHPHAHPHDHSPSPHDHSHSAPGTPASPAHDHPDDGCLYMISPIVIGIFEFTMMRTGGALPSKRWAELFHDYMFGDRAFLDANFGDGQRVSVMRALPYQETLGDHVEILDYERAAALVEQNRTFAVGLCSCRHEKHHLGTRQCDVDMETCTSMGTGAEYLIRHGFARRIDKAAMHDILARSRDLGLTLSADNVQQGVGFICHCCGCCCNLMQGIRQWGHAGVLVTSSFIARCDASLCNGCGLCERACPIDAVSLPVPPGGRKRERRCAVDEDYCLGCGACALKCPTGALRLHPRERKVLHPANSFERVILQSLERGTLQNLVFDNPNSRTQEFMRGLVGGFLRLGPVKRALMGEALRSRFLDAVRRMSG; this is encoded by the coding sequence ATGGGACACATCGCCGCCAGGGACATCTACCGCCGCCTCGGCCACGCCATCGACAACACGCCCGTGCGCACGCCGTGGAACGATGCCTTCCACGCCATGCTGCGCGAACTGTACACCCCGGAAGAAGCGGAACTGGTGGTGCGCATGCCGTACCGTCCGTCGTCCCTGGAACGGCTGGAGCGGGTCACCGGCATGAACCGCGCCCGGTTGCAGGTGCTGCTGGACCGGCTGTGCGACAAGGGGCTGGTGCTGGACATCCGAGAGGAAGGCGATCGTGTGACCAACGCAGCCGGGACCGCCGAACGCCGGACCGCTGCTGCACATGGGCATGCTGAGCAGCACGGGCAGCACGAGCATTACGGGCATGATGCCCACGCAGACCGCGCACATCCGCATGCGCATCCGCACGACCATTCTCCCTCCCCGCACGACCATTCCCACTCCGCCCCCGGCACCCCGGCTTCCCCGGCCCACGATCATCCCGACGACGGCTGTCTGTACATGATCAGCCCCATCGTCATCGGCATCTTCGAATTCACCATGATGCGCACCGGCGGGGCGCTGCCCAGCAAGCGCTGGGCGGAACTGTTCCACGACTATATGTTCGGCGACCGGGCCTTTCTGGACGCCAATTTCGGCGACGGGCAGCGGGTTTCGGTCATGCGCGCCCTGCCGTATCAGGAAACCCTGGGCGACCATGTGGAAATCCTGGACTACGAGCGCGCCGCCGCGTTGGTGGAGCAGAACCGCACCTTTGCCGTGGGCCTGTGTTCGTGCCGCCATGAAAAGCACCACCTCGGCACCCGCCAGTGCGACGTGGACATGGAAACCTGCACCTCCATGGGCACCGGCGCGGAATACCTGATCCGGCACGGCTTTGCCCGGCGCATCGACAAGGCGGCCATGCACGACATCCTGGCCCGTTCGCGCGACCTCGGCTTAACCCTGTCCGCCGACAACGTGCAGCAGGGCGTGGGGTTCATCTGTCATTGCTGCGGCTGCTGCTGCAACCTCATGCAGGGCATCCGCCAATGGGGGCACGCCGGGGTGCTGGTCACCTCGTCGTTCATCGCCCGATGCGACGCCAGCCTGTGCAACGGCTGCGGCCTGTGCGAGCGGGCCTGCCCCATCGATGCGGTGTCGCTGCCGGTGCCGCCTGGCGGACGCAAACGCGAACGCCGATGCGCGGTGGACGAGGACTACTGCCTGGGGTGTGGGGCCTGCGCCCTGAAGTGCCCCACCGGGGCGCTGCGGCTGCACCCGCGCGAGCGCAAGGTGCTGCACCCGGCGAACAGCTTCGAGCGGGTCATATTGCAAAGTCTGGAGCGCGGCACCCTGCAAAACCTTGTTTTCGATAATCCCAACAGCCGTACCCAGGAATTCATGCGCGGACTGGTGGGCGGCTTTCTGCGTCTTGGCCCGGTGAAACGGGCGCTGATGGGCGAGGCGCTGCGTTCGCGCTTTCTCGATGCCGTGCGCCGCATGAGCGGGTAG
- a CDS encoding cob(I)yrinic acid a,c-diamide adenosyltransferase → MLLIYTGNGKGKTSACVGQAIRALGQGLTVAFGQFMKRPGQAGEQKMLEHLLGERFRAGGKGFLRREEDRPAHRKAAQELLQWAEDTLPDVDMLVLDETLYALGYDIVTRDEVEHLLELAEPHGRHLVLSGRGLPDWLAERADLVTEMNEVKHPWQKGVQATRGIEF, encoded by the coding sequence ATGCTGCTGATATACACCGGCAACGGCAAGGGAAAGACATCCGCCTGCGTGGGGCAGGCCATCCGCGCCCTGGGTCAGGGGCTGACCGTGGCCTTCGGGCAGTTCATGAAACGCCCCGGCCAGGCGGGCGAACAGAAAATGCTGGAGCACCTGCTGGGCGAACGCTTTCGCGCCGGGGGCAAGGGCTTTCTGCGCCGCGAGGAAGACCGCCCCGCCCACCGCAAGGCCGCGCAGGAACTGCTGCAATGGGCAGAAGACACCCTGCCCGATGTGGACATGCTGGTGCTGGACGAAACCCTGTACGCCCTCGGCTACGACATCGTGACCCGCGATGAAGTGGAACACCTGCTGGAACTGGCGGAACCGCACGGCAGGCATCTGGTGCTGTCCGGGCGCGGCCTGCCCGACTGGCTGGCCGAGCGCGCCGACCTGGTCACCGAGATGAACGAGGTGAAGCACCCGTGGCAAAAGGGGGTGCAAGCCACCAGGGGCATCGAGTTCTAG
- the amrS gene encoding AmmeMemoRadiSam system radical SAM enzyme, which produces MLDARLWKPLPPPGGADAAGTAASPDADATRVQCRLCSHYCIIAGGGTGRCGVRVNRPDVPGPEVSKPGVAGPNAPDPNAPVKTAPVGRLFTLVGDNVAAVNLDPVEKKPLFHFMPGTLTYSFGTMGCNLACSFCQNWSLSRPPAEEGVVRGQRVTPAKLVAEARASGAASISFTYSEPTIFFELMTDTADAARAAGLATIMVSNGFQSPECLAELEHRIDAANIDLKAFTEHFYATQCGARLKPVLHTLRTIARMGWWLEVTTLLIPGLNDDPDELRDMARFIRDELGPDVPWHLSRFHPAYRLTDRPPTPPATLERAWEIGREEGLRFVYLGNMPGHPAESTHCPACGALFALREGFHTHLPASSRCARCGAAVPGVGWDTPEN; this is translated from the coding sequence ATGCTAGACGCACGACTCTGGAAACCGCTGCCACCACCCGGCGGCGCTGATGCCGCAGGCACCGCCGCATCGCCGGATGCGGACGCGACGCGCGTGCAGTGTCGCCTGTGCAGCCATTACTGCATCATTGCAGGGGGCGGCACGGGCCGTTGCGGGGTGCGGGTGAATCGGCCCGACGTTCCGGGACCAGAAGTATCTAAACCGGGCGTGGCAGGGCCAAATGCGCCGGACCCAAATGCGCCGGTCAAGACCGCCCCGGTGGGCAGGCTGTTCACCCTGGTGGGCGACAACGTGGCCGCCGTGAACCTGGACCCGGTGGAAAAGAAGCCGCTGTTCCACTTCATGCCGGGCACGCTCACCTATTCCTTCGGCACCATGGGCTGCAACCTGGCGTGCAGCTTTTGCCAGAACTGGTCGCTGTCGCGCCCACCGGCGGAAGAAGGCGTGGTGCGCGGCCAGCGCGTCACACCGGCCAAGCTGGTGGCCGAAGCCAGGGCCAGCGGGGCGGCGTCGATATCGTTCACCTATTCCGAGCCCACCATCTTTTTCGAACTGATGACCGACACGGCGGATGCGGCCCGCGCCGCCGGGCTTGCCACCATCATGGTCTCCAACGGGTTCCAGTCGCCGGAGTGCCTGGCGGAACTGGAGCACCGCATCGACGCGGCCAACATCGACCTGAAGGCCTTCACCGAGCATTTCTACGCAACCCAGTGCGGCGCACGGCTGAAGCCGGTGCTGCACACCCTGCGCACCATCGCCCGCATGGGCTGGTGGCTGGAGGTGACCACCCTGCTCATCCCCGGCCTGAACGACGATCCGGATGAGTTGCGCGACATGGCCCGCTTCATCCGCGACGAACTGGGGCCGGACGTGCCGTGGCATCTTTCGCGTTTTCACCCGGCCTACCGCCTGACAGACCGCCCCCCCACCCCACCGGCCACGCTGGAGCGAGCCTGGGAAATCGGGCGCGAGGAAGGGCTGCGCTTCGTCTACCTGGGCAACATGCCGGGCCACCCCGCCGAATCCACCCACTGTCCCGCCTGCGGCGCCCTGTTCGCCCTGCGCGAGGGCTTTCACACCCACCTGCCCGCTTCGTCGCGGTGCGCCCGCTGCGGGGCCGCCGTGCCGGGGGTGGGCTGGGATACCCCGGAGAACTGA
- the purM gene encoding phosphoribosylformylglycinamidine cyclo-ligase gives MSEDRSKAYTDAGVDINAGNALVSRIKSIVARTHTNGVISDIGGFGGLFKPDLAGMDEPVLVSSTDGVGTKLKCAFQFGKHDTVGIDLVAMSVNDILVQGARPLFFLDYFATGKLDVDVAASVISGVAEGCRRASCALLGGETAEMPEMYAPGEYDLAGFCVGLVDNTRIVDGSSIRVGDSIIGIASTGLHSNGYSLARKVLAQSGLNGNDPLPGSDRTVAEVLLEPTAIYVDIVRSVMRDFAIKGMVHVTGGGFYDNIPRVLPATVEAHIDFGSWTVPPVFNWLLAQGNLTWPEMLQIFNCGIGYIMIVSPDVCDEVLGRVNAMHAEAWRIGSIGRRRDKAAEQVQVAF, from the coding sequence ATGTCTGAGGACCGTTCCAAAGCCTACACCGATGCGGGGGTGGATATCAACGCCGGCAATGCCCTCGTGTCGCGCATCAAGTCCATTGTCGCCCGCACGCACACCAATGGTGTGATATCCGACATCGGCGGCTTCGGCGGCCTGTTCAAGCCGGATCTCGCGGGGATGGACGAACCGGTCCTTGTTTCCTCCACCGATGGCGTGGGCACCAAGCTGAAGTGCGCCTTCCAGTTCGGCAAGCATGACACCGTGGGCATCGACCTGGTGGCCATGAGCGTCAACGACATTCTGGTGCAGGGCGCCCGCCCGCTGTTTTTCCTGGACTACTTCGCCACCGGCAAGCTGGACGTGGATGTGGCCGCCAGCGTCATTTCCGGCGTGGCCGAGGGCTGCCGCCGCGCAAGCTGCGCCCTGCTGGGCGGTGAAACCGCCGAAATGCCCGAAATGTACGCCCCCGGCGAATACGACCTGGCGGGCTTCTGCGTGGGCCTTGTGGACAACACCCGCATCGTGGACGGCTCGTCCATCCGCGTGGGCGATTCCATCATTGGCATTGCCTCCACCGGCCTGCATTCCAACGGGTACAGCCTGGCCCGCAAGGTGCTGGCCCAGAGCGGCCTGAACGGCAACGATCCGCTGCCCGGATCGGACCGCACCGTGGCCGAGGTGCTGCTGGAACCCACCGCCATCTACGTGGACATCGTGCGCTCGGTGATGCGCGACTTCGCCATCAAGGGCATGGTGCACGTGACCGGCGGCGGCTTCTACGACAACATACCGCGCGTGCTGCCCGCCACCGTCGAGGCGCACATCGATTTCGGCTCGTGGACCGTGCCGCCGGTGTTCAACTGGCTGCTGGCCCAGGGCAACCTGACCTGGCCGGAAATGCTCCAGATCTTCAACTGCGGCATCGGCTACATCATGATCGTCTCGCCCGACGTGTGCGACGAGGTGCTGGGGCGCGTCAACGCCATGCACGCCGAGGCCTGGCGCATCGGCAGCATCGGCCGCCGCCGCGACAAGGCGGCGGAGCAGGTGCAGGTGGCCTTCTAG